A window from Deltaproteobacteria bacterium encodes these proteins:
- the aroG gene encoding 3-deoxy-7-phosphoheptulonate synthase yields MQYQTDDLRIKEIKELQPPAKLLGDFPNGEKAARTVFETRQAIHRILHGADDRLLVIMGPCSIHEVKAAKEYAARLKEAKERAAADLLIMMRVYFEKPRTTVGWKGLINDPNLDGSFQINEGLRVGRQLLLELNDSGMPAGCEFLDMITPQYIADLVSWGAIGARTTESQVHRELASGLSCPVGFKNGTDGNVRIAMDAIRAAQAPHHFLSVTKDGHSAIVSTLGNEDCHMILRGGKVPNYDAANVDAAAKSLAESGIAARIMIDCSHGNSGKEPAKQVGVGQNVAAQIAAGDARIFGVMIESHLKAGRQDLIPGKALVYGQSITDACVGWEDSRALIDTFADAVRQRRLKAADNSEAE; encoded by the coding sequence ATGCAATACCAAACCGACGACCTAAGAATTAAGGAGATCAAAGAACTCCAACCGCCGGCAAAACTGTTGGGCGATTTCCCCAACGGTGAAAAAGCCGCCCGGACGGTTTTTGAAACGCGCCAGGCGATTCATCGCATTCTCCACGGCGCCGACGATCGGTTGCTGGTGATCATGGGGCCGTGCTCGATCCACGAGGTCAAAGCGGCGAAAGAATATGCCGCGCGGTTGAAGGAAGCCAAAGAACGCGCCGCCGCCGATTTGCTGATCATGATGCGCGTCTACTTCGAGAAGCCGCGCACCACGGTGGGCTGGAAAGGGTTGATCAACGATCCCAACCTCGACGGCAGCTTCCAGATCAACGAAGGGCTGCGCGTCGGCCGGCAATTACTTCTCGAACTCAACGACAGCGGCATGCCCGCGGGTTGCGAATTTCTCGACATGATCACGCCGCAGTATATTGCCGACTTAGTTTCCTGGGGCGCCATCGGCGCGCGCACCACGGAAAGCCAAGTGCATCGCGAACTCGCCTCCGGCCTCTCCTGTCCGGTGGGATTTAAAAACGGCACCGATGGCAACGTGCGCATCGCCATGGACGCCATCCGCGCCGCCCAGGCGCCGCATCATTTTTTATCGGTCACCAAAGACGGCCACTCGGCCATCGTGTCGACCTTAGGCAACGAAGACTGCCACATGATTTTGCGCGGCGGCAAAGTGCCCAACTATGACGCGGCCAATGTCGACGCGGCGGCGAAAAGCCTCGCCGAATCCGGCATCGCCGCGCGCATCATGATCGACTGCAGCCACGGCAACAGCGGCAAGGAGCCGGCCAAACAAGTCGGCGTCGGCCAAAACGTCGCCGCACAAATCGCCGCCGGCGATGCACGCATCTTCGGCGTCATGATCGAAAGCCATTTGAAAGCCGGCCGCCAAGATCTCATCCCCGGAAAAGCGTTGGTCTACGGCCAAAGCATCACCGACGCCTGCGTCGGCTGGGAAGATAGCCGGGCCTTGATCGACACCTTCGCCGACGCCGTGCGTCAACGCCGGCTCAAGGCCGCCGACAATAGCGAAGCGGAATGA
- a CDS encoding ABC transporter substrate-binding protein, whose protein sequence is MERLPELAAELARLPLDVIIALTFPAAFAAKQATSTIPIVISGAGDPVATGLVASFAWPSGNITGVSAFETELSGKRIDLLKEAFPKMASVAVLWNSADRGMTLKFGELERAAQGLRITVHALAVREPKDLDSAFSEMTRKRPDALFVITDALTVLNRTHLLELATKSRLPAMYENSSYTDAGGLMAYGPNQLETLQIVLRHVDKILKGTKPSEVPIEQPMRFEFAVNLQTANQIGVTIPPNVLVRADKVYR, encoded by the coding sequence ATGGAGCGCCTTCCCGAACTAGCCGCCGAACTCGCCCGCCTCCCCTTAGACGTGATTATAGCGTTGACGTTCCCGGCTGCTTTCGCCGCCAAGCAGGCGACCTCGACTATTCCCATCGTCATTTCGGGAGCCGGCGATCCGGTGGCCACCGGACTGGTCGCTAGCTTCGCCTGGCCCAGTGGAAACATTACCGGAGTGAGCGCTTTCGAAACCGAGCTAAGTGGTAAACGTATCGATTTGTTGAAGGAAGCCTTTCCCAAGATGGCCAGCGTGGCGGTGCTCTGGAATTCCGCGGATCGTGGCATGACCCTTAAATTCGGCGAGCTAGAACGCGCGGCGCAGGGATTGCGGATAACCGTGCATGCGTTGGCGGTCCGTGAACCCAAGGACTTGGACAGCGCCTTCTCCGAGATGACCCGCAAGCGGCCGGATGCGCTGTTTGTCATCACCGACGCATTGACTGTTCTCAATCGGACGCACCTATTGGAATTGGCGACAAAGAGTCGGTTGCCGGCAATGTACGAGAATTCATCTTATACGGATGCTGGTGGTCTCATGGCCTACGGTCCGAACCAGTTGGAGACCCTCCAGATAGTCCTGCGCCACGTCGACAAGATTCTTAAAGGCACCAAGCCGAGCGAGGTTCCTATCGAGCAGCCGATGAGGTTCGAGTTCGCCGTCAATCTCCAGACTGCGAATCAGATTGGAGTCACGATCCCACCGAATGTGCTGGTGCGGGCGGACAAAGTGTACAGATGA
- a CDS encoding MFS transporter gives MLNKLSGLFYGWRMVALSAGLRALGSGLHSFGFTIFFLPLSQDLHLSRTATSLAFSLARAEGAIEGPLLGHIIDRHGPKPVMLAAVLLMGTGYLLLSQVDGYAMFLVIYLGMISLAHAGGFMHAPIVLVNSWFIRQRARAITLNSAAFSLGGVLIAPLLSAIVLSWGWRWGAAFSGVMFFLIGIPLCAAIRRSPESMGLLPDGDGENSRDQSNPNSKSIKLRGDVDVTLHEAFRSFTFWTLVFGNAVRNMAYHGISTHFVPMMVWKGASQTQAAFLLSSFALLGLIFTLGFGWFADRVNKPRLVSTILFIAAAGMLLPLFGSSMWILWLFTALFTCVEATYAVGWAVVGDFFGRKHFAKIRGYMSFFYMWGGVAGPVIAGAIFDRWQTYEPLLWGLIGLFTIAGMTFRMLSKKWEMLREG, from the coding sequence ATGCTCAACAAACTCTCCGGACTCTTCTACGGCTGGCGCATGGTGGCACTCTCGGCCGGGCTGCGCGCGCTCGGCAGCGGCTTGCACAGCTTCGGCTTTACGATTTTCTTTTTGCCGCTCAGCCAAGATCTCCACTTGAGCCGCACCGCCACCTCGTTGGCATTTTCTCTAGCGCGCGCCGAAGGCGCCATCGAAGGACCGCTGCTCGGCCATATCATCGACCGCCACGGCCCCAAACCGGTAATGCTCGCCGCGGTATTACTGATGGGCACGGGTTACTTGCTACTGTCGCAGGTCGACGGCTACGCGATGTTTCTCGTCATCTACCTCGGCATGATTTCATTAGCCCACGCCGGCGGCTTCATGCACGCTCCGATCGTTTTGGTCAACAGCTGGTTCATCCGCCAGCGTGCCCGCGCCATTACGCTCAATAGCGCGGCGTTCAGCTTGGGCGGCGTGCTGATCGCGCCCCTGTTGAGCGCCATCGTCTTGTCATGGGGCTGGCGCTGGGGCGCGGCCTTTTCCGGCGTGATGTTTTTCTTGATCGGCATCCCGTTGTGCGCGGCGATCCGGCGCTCGCCGGAAAGCATGGGACTGCTGCCCGACGGCGACGGTGAAAATTCTCGCGATCAGAGCAACCCAAACAGCAAGAGCATAAAATTGCGCGGCGATGTCGATGTCACGCTGCACGAGGCGTTTCGCTCCTTCACTTTCTGGACGCTGGTGTTCGGCAACGCCGTGCGCAACATGGCCTACCACGGCATCTCCACCCACTTCGTGCCGATGATGGTGTGGAAAGGCGCGAGCCAGACTCAAGCCGCCTTCTTGCTAAGCTCCTTCGCCCTTCTCGGCTTGATCTTCACCCTCGGCTTCGGCTGGTTCGCCGACCGCGTCAACAAACCGCGCCTGGTATCGACGATTCTTTTCATCGCCGCCGCCGGCATGTTATTGCCCTTGTTCGGCAGCTCCATGTGGATACTTTGGCTGTTCACCGCGCTGTTCACCTGCGTCGAAGCCACCTACGCCGTCGGCTGGGCGGTGGTCGGCGATTTTTTCGGCCGCAAGCACTTCGCCAAGATTCGTGGCTACATGAGTTTTTTCTACATGTGGGGCGGCGTCGCCGGTCCGGTCATCGCCGGCGCGATCTTCGACCGCTGGCAGACCTATGAGCCGCTGCTCTGGGGTTTGATCGGCCTCTTCACTATAGCCGGAATGACGTTCCGCATGCTCAGTAAGAAATGGGAAATGCTGCGCGAAGGATGA
- a CDS encoding NAD(P)-dependent oxidoreductase: MTTPLDILITGGTGYIGQHLIPLLIGRGHRVRVLTRAVSASRVPAGVAAVIGDALDLDSIASALRPRDSVIHLVGTPHPSPSKADQFDRVDLMSIRCTVGAAKRVGIAHLVYVSVAQPAPIMAHYLWVRSLGETMIREAELTASILRPWYVVGPGRWWPKLIQPLYKLAEAIPFTRASAERLGLVTIEQFVAAMVSAVENPPPARQRRIVDVPAIRRAQL; encoded by the coding sequence ATGACAACACCCCTCGATATTCTCATCACCGGCGGCACCGGCTACATCGGCCAGCATCTGATTCCGCTGCTGATCGGGCGCGGCCATCGCGTGCGCGTGCTCACGCGAGCGGTTTCGGCTTCTCGCGTGCCGGCGGGAGTGGCGGCGGTGATTGGCGACGCGCTCGATCTCGATTCCATCGCCAGTGCGTTGCGTCCTCGCGATAGCGTGATTCATCTGGTCGGCACGCCTCATCCGAGTCCGAGCAAGGCGGATCAGTTCGATCGCGTCGATCTGATGTCGATCCGATGCACGGTGGGCGCGGCCAAGCGCGTCGGCATCGCTCATCTGGTTTACGTCAGCGTGGCGCAGCCGGCGCCGATCATGGCGCACTATCTTTGGGTGCGTTCCTTGGGCGAGACGATGATTCGCGAAGCGGAGTTGACCGCCAGCATCCTGCGTCCGTGGTACGTGGTCGGTCCCGGCCGTTGGTGGCCAAAATTAATTCAGCCGCTGTACAAACTTGCCGAGGCCATCCCGTTCACCCGCGCCAGCGCTGAACGCTTGGGCTTGGTCACCATCGAACAGTTCGTCGCGGCGATGGTCAGCGCCGTGGAAAATCCGCCGCCAGCGCGCCAACGGCGCATCGTCGACGTGCCGGCGATTCGGCGGGCGCAGTTATAG
- a CDS encoding asparagine--tRNA ligase — translation MAAQFVSVKHAFNLPVGSEITLRGWARSRRDSKSVTFVELNDGSRFKSMQLVVDAGIVADDTLKQITTGSSLAATGVLVESPAKGQAVELKVAAIEIYGSADAATYPLQKKGHTLEFLREISHLRVRSNTFGAAFRVRNALTHAIHSFFQERDFLYVQTPIITTSDCEGAGQMFGVTTLNLQQPPRTADGKIDWQQDFFGKPAFLTVSGQLEGEIFALAFSKVYTFGPTFRAENSNTPRHLAEFWMIEPEMAFYQLEDDMQLAEEFLQYIIRYVLEHCREDLEFFNQFIEKSVLETLEHVAQSKFGHITYTEAVNELQKSGRTWEFPVEWGCDLQTEHERFLSEEIFKKPVIVTDYPKDIKAFYMRVNDDGKTVRAMDVLVPRVGEIIGGSQREERHDVLTERLRASGLDEKPYWWYLDLRRYGSVPHAGFGLGLERMMMYLTGLKNIRDVIPFPRTPGNADF, via the coding sequence ATGGCGGCACAATTCGTTTCGGTCAAACACGCGTTCAACTTACCGGTGGGCAGTGAAATCACTTTGCGCGGTTGGGCGCGCTCCCGGCGCGACTCGAAGAGTGTGACGTTCGTCGAATTGAACGACGGCTCGCGCTTCAAAAGCATGCAGCTGGTCGTCGATGCCGGAATCGTTGCCGACGACACGCTCAAGCAAATCACCACCGGCAGCAGCTTGGCGGCGACCGGCGTGCTCGTCGAGTCTCCGGCCAAAGGGCAGGCGGTTGAATTGAAAGTTGCGGCGATTGAAATCTACGGCAGCGCCGATGCGGCCACTTATCCGTTGCAAAAAAAAGGCCACACGCTGGAATTCCTGCGCGAGATTTCCCACCTGCGCGTGCGCAGCAACACTTTCGGCGCCGCCTTCCGCGTGCGCAACGCGCTGACCCACGCGATCCACAGTTTTTTTCAGGAACGCGACTTTCTCTACGTCCAGACGCCGATCATCACCACTTCGGACTGCGAAGGCGCCGGGCAAATGTTCGGCGTCACGACGCTAAATTTGCAGCAGCCGCCGCGCACTGCCGACGGCAAAATCGACTGGCAGCAAGATTTTTTCGGCAAGCCGGCGTTTCTCACCGTCAGCGGCCAACTCGAAGGCGAAATCTTCGCGTTAGCGTTCTCGAAAGTTTACACCTTCGGCCCGACCTTCCGCGCCGAGAACAGCAACACACCGCGCCACTTGGCGGAATTCTGGATGATCGAACCGGAGATGGCCTTCTATCAGCTCGAAGACGACATGCAGTTGGCCGAGGAGTTTTTGCAATACATCATCCGCTACGTGCTCGAACATTGCCGCGAGGATTTAGAATTCTTCAATCAGTTCATCGAGAAGTCGGTGTTGGAAACCCTCGAGCATGTCGCCCAGTCGAAGTTCGGCCATATCACCTACACCGAGGCGGTGAACGAATTGCAGAAGTCCGGGAGAACTTGGGAGTTTCCCGTCGAGTGGGGCTGCGACCTGCAGACCGAGCATGAAAGATTTCTCTCCGAAGAGATTTTCAAAAAGCCGGTGATCGTCACCGACTATCCGAAAGACATCAAAGCCTTTTACATGCGCGTCAACGACGACGGTAAAACCGTTCGCGCCATGGACGTGCTGGTGCCGCGGGTCGGCGAGATCATCGGCGGCAGCCAGCGTGAAGAGCGCCACGATGTCTTAACCGAGCGGCTGCGCGCCAGCGGCTTGGACGAAAAACCCTACTGGTGGTACCTCGACCTGCGCCGCTACGGTTCCGTCCCCCACGCCGGCTTTGGCTTGGGCCTCGAACGCATGATGATGTATCTCACGGGGCTAAAAAATATCCGCGACGTGATCCCGTTCCCGCGCACGCCGGGGAATGCAGATTTCTAG
- a CDS encoding redoxin domain-containing protein has protein sequence MVRFAAFALGLALALSTWAVWPQAGVAVSNGASAPEIAGENWLNSKPLTIADLKGRVVLVDFWTYGUINCRNIIPQLRGWHDKYEQAGLTIVGVHSPEFPWEKSLENVKDATSRLGIKFPVVQDNGYDIWNRFGVRAWPTIVAVDRKGVIRYSHIGEGAYDKTEAVLKQLLAEKR, from the coding sequence ATGGTTCGTTTCGCCGCGTTTGCGCTCGGATTGGCTCTAGCATTATCGACCTGGGCAGTCTGGCCCCAAGCGGGTGTCGCTGTCAGCAATGGCGCCAGCGCGCCGGAGATTGCCGGCGAGAATTGGCTCAACAGCAAGCCGTTGACCATCGCCGATCTCAAAGGGCGCGTCGTTCTAGTCGACTTTTGGACCTATGGCTGAATCAACTGCCGAAATATTATCCCGCAGTTGCGGGGTTGGCATGACAAGTATGAGCAAGCTGGATTGACCATCGTCGGAGTCCATTCGCCTGAATTTCCCTGGGAGAAGTCTTTAGAGAACGTCAAAGACGCCACCAGCCGGCTGGGCATCAAGTTTCCGGTGGTACAAGACAACGGCTACGACATTTGGAACCGCTTCGGCGTGCGCGCCTGGCCGACCATCGTCGCTGTCGACCGCAAAGGAGTTATCCGCTACAGTCATATCGGCGAAGGCGCCTACGACAAAACCGAAGCAGTGCTGAAACAATTGCTCGCGGAAAAACGTTGA
- a CDS encoding sulfoxide reductase heme-binding subunit YedZ, producing the protein MKLYFLKPAAFALCLVPAAQLAYRFYTDDLGANPIDFITRFTGSWALIILLTSLAVTPLRQLTGWNELVKYRRMLGLFAFFYASAHFSTYLVLDHYFDWPRIIKDILKRPYVTAGFTALVIMIPLAITSSAAMIRRLGKRWQQLHRLVYLAAIAGVVHFYWLVKSDIRRPLQYGFVLALLLGYRLWKKAPRLAARQALKSSTAANRDKRSVTVG; encoded by the coding sequence ATGAAACTTTATTTCCTCAAACCCGCGGCTTTCGCACTCTGTCTCGTGCCGGCGGCTCAACTCGCCTACCGCTTTTACACTGACGATCTCGGCGCCAACCCCATCGACTTCATCACCCGCTTCACCGGTTCCTGGGCGCTAATTATTTTATTGACGAGCTTGGCGGTGACGCCGCTGCGCCAGCTGACCGGCTGGAACGAGCTGGTGAAATATCGCCGCATGCTCGGTCTGTTTGCGTTTTTTTATGCCTCGGCGCATTTCTCGACCTACTTGGTTCTCGATCACTATTTCGATTGGCCGCGCATCATCAAAGATATCTTGAAACGTCCCTATGTCACCGCCGGCTTCACGGCGTTGGTGATCATGATCCCGTTGGCGATCACGTCCAGCGCGGCGATGATCCGGCGCCTCGGCAAGCGCTGGCAGCAACTGCACCGCTTGGTTTATCTCGCCGCCATCGCCGGCGTCGTGCATTTTTACTGGTTGGTGAAATCCGATATTCGCCGGCCGCTGCAATATGGCTTCGTGCTCGCGCTTTTGCTCGGCTACCGGCTGTGGAAAAAAGCGCCGCGCTTGGCCGCCCGTCAAGCGCTCAAATCATCGACGGCAGCCAATCGCGACAAGCGATCCGTAACGGTCGGGTAG
- a CDS encoding MFS transporter, whose product MFKKLSGLYYGWHMVGASAAVRLLGAGLHSYGFTVFFLPLSQELHLSRTATSFAFSLARAEGAIEGPIIGHLLDRYGPRPVMLVAVSLMGIGYLLLSQVQSYWSFVLVYTVLISFTHAGGFMHAPMTLINTWFIRWRARAMTVNSAAYGLGGVLIAPVLSMIVHSWGWRWGAAFAGITFLTIGIPLCLTIRRSPEGMGLLPDGESQQAFEVRTGDAQAKSEVEITPRQAMRSFAFWALVFGAGVRNASYHAISTHFIPMMIWKGMSPQQATFLLSAFAFLGFTSTVMLGWLADSMNKPRMISAILFLAGGSILLPIFGTSMASLLLFTLLFTTVEATYPVAWAMVGDIFGRKHFAKIRGYMSMFYVWGSVAGPVITGAIWDRWHTYEPMFWGLVVMFCLSGIFYSLLGKSWVRPRAV is encoded by the coding sequence ATGTTCAAAAAACTCTCCGGCCTCTATTACGGCTGGCACATGGTCGGCGCTTCCGCCGCCGTGCGTCTGCTCGGCGCCGGACTGCATAGTTACGGCTTCACGGTTTTTTTTCTGCCGCTCAGTCAAGAATTGCATTTAAGCCGCACCGCGACATCCTTCGCGTTCTCATTGGCCCGCGCCGAAGGCGCCATCGAAGGGCCGATCATCGGCCATCTGCTCGACCGTTATGGGCCGCGGCCGGTGATGCTCGTTGCGGTTTCGCTGATGGGCATCGGCTATCTACTGCTCTCACAAGTCCAGAGCTATTGGAGTTTCGTTCTGGTCTACACCGTGCTGATCTCGTTCACTCACGCGGGCGGTTTCATGCACGCGCCGATGACCTTGATCAATACTTGGTTCATCCGCTGGCGCGCCCGCGCCATGACCGTCAACAGCGCCGCCTACGGCCTCGGCGGTGTATTGATCGCGCCGGTGCTGAGCATGATCGTGCACAGTTGGGGCTGGCGCTGGGGCGCGGCGTTCGCGGGAATTACGTTTCTCACCATCGGCATCCCGCTCTGTCTAACCATTCGCCGCTCTCCTGAGGGCATGGGCTTACTGCCCGACGGCGAAAGCCAACAAGCCTTCGAAGTGCGCACCGGCGACGCGCAGGCGAAGAGCGAAGTCGAGATCACGCCGCGCCAAGCGATGCGCTCCTTCGCCTTCTGGGCCTTGGTCTTCGGCGCCGGCGTGCGCAACGCGTCCTATCACGCGATTTCGACTCACTTCATCCCGATGATGATCTGGAAAGGCATGAGCCCGCAGCAGGCAACGTTTCTATTGAGCGCCTTCGCGTTTCTCGGATTCACTTCGACGGTCATGCTGGGTTGGCTCGCCGACTCGATGAACAAGCCGCGGATGATCTCGGCGATCTTATTTCTCGCCGGCGGATCGATCCTGCTGCCGATCTTCGGCACTTCCATGGCGTCGCTGTTACTTTTCACTTTGCTATTTACCACCGTAGAAGCGACCTACCCAGTCGCCTGGGCGATGGTCGGCGATATCTTCGGCCGCAAACACTTCGCCAAGATTCGCGGCTACATGAGCATGTTCTACGTCTGGGGCAGCGTCGCCGGCCCGGTCATCACCGGCGCTATCTGGGACCGCTGGCACACCTACGAGCCGATGTTTTGGGGCCTAGTAGTGATGTTTTGTCTGTCCGGAATTTTTTACAGCCTGCTCGGCAAATCTTGGGTGCGGCCGAGGGCGGTTTGA
- the msrP gene encoding protein-methionine-sulfoxide reductase catalytic subunit MsrP has translation MLIKKAADIKASEITAKELFLNRRQFIASAAGASLALAGGELISPSPAQALEKLPNVKKSSYTVNEKINSLKDITSYNNFYELGTEKEQPAENAKYLTTKGWTVEVEGEVKKAKTIAIEDIMKLAPLEERVYRLRCVEAWSMVIPWVGFPLSALINQVEPTNNAKYIQFVTLVDPKRMPGQKPSLFGNALEWPYVEGLRMDEAMHPLTILSVGLYGEVLPAQNGAPLRLVVPWKYGFKSIKSIVKVRFVEKQPTNTWNVMQPQEYGFYSNVNPEVDHPRWSQATERRIGEFSRRKTLPFNGYADQVASMYKGMDLKKFY, from the coding sequence ATGCTGATCAAGAAAGCCGCCGACATCAAGGCCAGCGAAATTACCGCAAAGGAACTATTTTTGAACCGACGCCAGTTCATCGCCTCGGCGGCCGGCGCCAGCTTGGCATTGGCGGGTGGCGAGTTAATCTCACCTTCACCAGCCCAAGCGCTTGAAAAGCTGCCCAACGTTAAGAAGAGTAGCTACACGGTCAACGAAAAGATAAACTCACTCAAAGACATCACATCGTATAATAATTTCTACGAGCTCGGCACGGAAAAAGAACAGCCCGCGGAGAACGCCAAGTATCTCACCACCAAAGGCTGGACCGTGGAGGTGGAAGGCGAAGTGAAGAAAGCCAAGACCATCGCCATCGAAGACATCATGAAGCTGGCGCCCCTCGAAGAGCGTGTCTATCGCCTGCGTTGCGTCGAAGCTTGGTCGATGGTGATCCCGTGGGTCGGCTTTCCGCTCAGCGCGTTGATCAATCAAGTCGAGCCGACCAACAACGCCAAATATATTCAGTTCGTCACCCTGGTCGATCCCAAACGTATGCCCGGACAGAAGCCGAGCTTGTTCGGCAACGCACTCGAATGGCCCTATGTCGAAGGCTTGCGCATGGACGAGGCGATGCATCCGCTGACGATCCTGTCGGTCGGCCTATACGGCGAAGTGTTGCCGGCGCAAAACGGCGCGCCGCTGCGCTTGGTCGTGCCCTGGAAGTACGGCTTCAAAAGCATCAAGTCGATCGTCAAAGTGCGCTTCGTCGAAAAACAGCCCACGAACACATGGAACGTCATGCAGCCGCAAGAATACGGTTTCTATTCGAATGTAAATCCCGAAGTCGATCATCCGCGTTGGAGCCAAGCCACCGAGCGGCGCATCGGCGAGTTCTCGCGCCGAAAAACTCTACCGTTCAATGGCTACGCCGACCAAGTCGCGAGCATGTACAAAGGAATGGATCTGAAGAAATTCTATTAA
- a CDS encoding MFS transporter translates to MAPALSLNPTARGLITLYSSTMLAGMWAMMVPTIPVLAAHFQISPGTAAQLITALSVGRFAGMPISGFLLDKFGARTALIAGPTIACTAALVAALMPWFSLILIPVFFIGVADSIWVIAREIAGVDLVRADQRGRLLSGFHGVNYLGLAFGPLLGGLLTERFGFRAVFIAYAACAAASVLLGWTVESRYHADASRQKTDSVNGWNLAAVKQRLGAIEDLYYQIDPQLRATYIVLVLATFTSFAHRVTTQSIVPIFASTMLGMTPKEIGMLFTISGLSVFVMILPAGFVIDKVGRKWATVPSTGIPAIAFLLIPFANSFWHLAILLSFLGVANGLSLGSLATSTYDVVPPSARGRLQAARRTIAEIGGISAPLFGGLLADKFNPGVPFLAYAPLLILSAILLAVVARETIPK, encoded by the coding sequence ATGGCACCTGCCCTTTCTCTCAACCCCACCGCGCGCGGCTTGATCACGCTCTACAGCAGCACGATGCTGGCCGGCATGTGGGCGATGATGGTGCCGACCATCCCCGTGTTGGCGGCGCATTTTCAAATTTCTCCCGGCACCGCCGCACAGCTGATCACCGCGCTCTCCGTCGGCCGCTTCGCCGGCATGCCGATCAGCGGCTTTCTGCTCGACAAGTTCGGCGCGCGCACGGCGCTCATCGCCGGGCCAACTATCGCTTGCACTGCCGCCCTCGTCGCCGCGCTGATGCCGTGGTTCTCATTAATTTTAATTCCCGTTTTCTTCATCGGCGTCGCCGACAGCATCTGGGTGATCGCGCGGGAAATCGCCGGCGTCGACTTAGTACGCGCCGACCAGCGTGGCCGCTTGCTCAGCGGCTTTCACGGCGTCAACTATCTCGGACTCGCCTTCGGCCCGCTACTCGGCGGACTGCTCACCGAACGCTTCGGCTTCCGCGCCGTCTTTATCGCCTACGCCGCTTGCGCGGCGGCATCGGTGCTGCTCGGCTGGACAGTGGAAAGCCGTTATCACGCCGACGCATCGCGGCAAAAAACCGACAGCGTCAATGGATGGAATCTTGCCGCCGTCAAGCAACGCCTCGGCGCCATCGAAGATTTATACTATCAAATCGATCCTCAGCTGCGTGCGACATACATCGTCCTCGTGCTCGCGACCTTCACCAGCTTCGCGCACCGCGTGACCACGCAAAGCATCGTGCCGATATTCGCCAGCACCATGCTTGGCATGACGCCCAAAGAGATCGGCATGCTGTTCACCATCTCGGGACTGTCGGTGTTCGTAATGATCCTGCCCGCCGGTTTCGTCATCGACAAAGTCGGCCGCAAGTGGGCCACCGTGCCGAGCACCGGCATTCCCGCCATCGCCTTTTTGCTGATTCCATTTGCCAATTCTTTTTGGCATTTGGCAATTTTGCTTTCCTTCTTGGGCGTAGCCAACGGCCTGTCGCTGGGCTCGCTGGCAACGTCAACTTACGATGTCGTTCCGCCGAGCGCCCGCGGTCGGCTCCAAGCGGCGCGCCGAACCATCGCCGAGATCGGCGGCATCAGCGCGCCGTTGTTCGGCGGCCTGCTCGCCGATAAATTCAATCCCGGCGTCCCGTTCCTCGCCTACGCGCCGCTGCTGATCCTGTCGGCGATTCTGCTCGCGGTGGTCGCCCGCGAAACGATTCCGAAGTAA
- a CDS encoding cupin domain-containing protein, with translation MTVTVKNLFANFSAGTNGEDFLTLFENANVKISRIVSLAHSSPPGFWYDQAEDEWVIILRGSATLEFADGELVELKVGDWLTLARHVKHRVAQTSAETIWLSVQAV, from the coding sequence ATGACAGTTACGGTAAAAAACCTGTTTGCCAATTTTTCCGCCGGTACCAACGGCGAAGATTTTTTGACACTGTTCGAGAACGCCAACGTCAAGATTTCGCGCATCGTCTCGCTTGCTCACAGCAGCCCGCCTGGTTTCTGGTACGATCAGGCCGAGGACGAATGGGTGATCATCTTGCGCGGCAGCGCGACTTTGGAGTTCGCCGATGGCGAGCTCGTAGAGTTGAAGGTCGGCGACTGGTTAACCCTTGCGCGCCATGTCAAACATCGCGTCGCGCAGACCAGCGCGGAAACTATTTGGTTGTCGGTGCAAGCGGTGTGA